The Gammaproteobacteria bacterium region TCTTCGCTGGAGGCCTCCAACGACTCAAAGCCTTCACGGATGATCACGTGGCAGGTGGTGCAGGCGCAGGATTTCTCGCAGGCGTGCTCGATGGCAATGCCATTGGCCAGGGCGGCGTCGCAGATCGTCATACCGGTATCGGCCTCGATCACGGCGCCCTCAGGACAGATTTCTTCATGGGGTAAAAAGATAATTTGGGGCATGATGTGCTCGTCAATAGTGTGCTGTAACGGATGATGAGAAAGGGGCCGCCTTTTCAACGGCCCACAAGGTCGCGCCTAGGAGCCTGTCGGACTATGGAAGAATCTACTGCGCTGATGGGAAATCGGCCCATTTTTCCGATCATTTTGATGAAATACGTCCTGTATTTCACCCCTTCGGGGTCGCTTGCGCGGTCCCAATCCGCTCCCGGCGGATTGGTCGTTAAATAGGCCCACTATTCTCCTCAAATGATCGAAAAAATGGACTCGATTTCCCACCATGCTCGCTACGATTCCCATAATCCGACAGGCTCCTAGAACTCATCGACCTTGTGGCCCGTCATGGCGGACTGAATGCCGGCATCCATGCGCCGGGCGGCAAAACCGGTGCTCGCCTGATTCAGCGCCTGAATGGCCTGTTTGATCTGCTGCGGATCATTGCCGTCGCGTCGCTGATGTAACGCAGCCACGGCGGCCTCGATCTGCTGGCGTTCCGCAGACTCCAGCAGATCGCCATCAACGGCCATCGCCGATTCCACCGACGCCAGAATGCGATCGGCCTCGACCTGCTGCTCGCGCAGGCTGCGCACCAGCACATCCTCTTCGGCGTGTTCCATGGAGTCACGCAGCATGGTTTCGATCTCGGTGTCCGTCAGGCCAAACGACGGCTTCACCTGTACCGTGCTCTCCACGCCCGACACCATCTCGTGTGCGGTCACCGACAGCAGGCCATCGGCATCCACCTGAAAGGTCACCCGGATGCGCGCCGCCCCGGCGGCCATGGGCGGGATGCCGCGCAGATCAAACCGCGCCAGGGAGCGACAGTCGCTCACCATCTCGCGCTCGCCCTGCACCACGTGCACCGCCAGCGCCGTCTGGCCATCCTTGTAGGTGGTAAAGTCCTGGGCCTTGGCCGCGGGAATGGTGGTATTGCGGGCAATGACCTTTTCCACCAGCCCGCCCATGGTTTCCAGCCCCAGGGAAAGCGGGATCACGTCCAGCAGCAGCATCTCATCGTCGGGCTTGTTGCCGACCAGGATATCCGCCTGAATCGCGGCCCCGGCAGCGACCACCTTGTCCGGGTCGATATCCACCATGGGCTCGCGCTGGAAAAACTCACCGACCAGTTCGCGCACCCGTGGCGAGCGCGTGGAACCGCCGACCATCACCACATCCTCGATGTCCTGGGTCTCAATGCCGGCATCACGCAGGGCGCGCCGGCAGGCCGACAGGGTCTGGCGGATCAGGGGATCAATCAGTGTATACAACTGCT contains the following coding sequences:
- the fdx gene encoding ISC system 2Fe-2S type ferredoxin, which produces MPQIIFLPHEEICPEGAVIEADTGMTICDAALANGIAIEHACEKSCACTTCHVIIREGFESLEASSEEEDDLLDKAWGLEPDSRLSCQAQVGSADLVVEIPKYTINMVSENH
- the hscA gene encoding Fe-S protein assembly chaperone HscA — its product is MALLQISEPGKTAAPHQRKLAVGIDLGTTNSLVATVRSGKVETLPDSEGMHLLPSVVRYQKGGSPQVGLLAKQAAVMDPRNTISSVKRYVGRGMADICKGCSYSEYEFVDGDTSMPRIRTVAGDVSPVEVSAEILKTLKLRAEQTLGDTLTGVVITVPAYFDDAQRQSTKDAAQLAGLHVLRLLNEPTAAAVAYGLDNGSEGVHVVYDLGGGTFDISILRLNRGVFEVMSTAGNTALGGDDFDRAIAQWIMQQAGLSPSALSAGQMRAILTEACRAKEALSDAPRVTVSLSGSGLQAWQGDLTREQLYTLIDPLIRQTLSACRRALRDAGIETQDIEDVVMVGGSTRSPRVRELVGEFFQREPMVDIDPDKVVAAGAAIQADILVGNKPDDEMLLLDVIPLSLGLETMGGLVEKVIARNTTIPAAKAQDFTTYKDGQTALAVHVVQGEREMVSDCRSLARFDLRGIPPMAAGAARIRVTFQVDADGLLSVTAHEMVSGVESTVQVKPSFGLTDTEIETMLRDSMEHAEEDVLVRSLREQQVEADRILASVESAMAVDGDLLESAERQQIEAAVAALHQRRDGNDPQQIKQAIQALNQASTGFAARRMDAGIQSAMTGHKVDEF